In Rahnella variigena, one DNA window encodes the following:
- the gadC gene encoding glutamate:gamma-aminobutyrate antiporter: protein MASTIKSAAPKQLSLLGFFAITASMVMAVYEYPTFATSGFSLIFFLLLGGLLWFIPVGLCAAEMATVEGWQEGGVFTWVSKTLGEKWGFAAISFGYLQIAIGFIPMLYFVLGALSYILKWPELNNDPIVKTVAALVILWGLALTQFGGTRNTARIAKIGFFAGILLPALILVVLALSYLHSGAPVAIKMSMSTFFPDFTQMGTLVVFVAFILSYMGVEASATHVNEMKNPGRDYPLAMLLLMVAAIFLSSIGGLSIAAVIPHSDINLSAGVMQTFTVLINHFGSGFEWAIRVIAALLMLGVLAEIAAWIVGPSRGMLVTAQKGILPASFAKINKNGVPVVLVISQLIITSVALIVLTNTGGGNNMSFLIALALTVVIYLCSYFLLFLGYINLVRKQSKNKRTFNIPGGKTVKLSVAMVGLLISMIAFVVSFCPPSGLPGGEANHLYAGLLIVSFLVVVSIPFIIYALHDKRGKACNLTLEPITTDSAPEGHFFIHPRARSKHHIFVGDKKMH, encoded by the coding sequence ATGGCGAGCACAATAAAAAGCGCCGCACCTAAACAATTATCGTTGTTGGGCTTTTTTGCTATAACGGCGTCGATGGTGATGGCCGTTTATGAATACCCCACGTTTGCAACCTCGGGTTTTTCCCTTATTTTCTTTCTGCTGTTAGGCGGCCTGCTGTGGTTTATTCCCGTCGGTCTTTGTGCGGCCGAAATGGCGACGGTGGAAGGGTGGCAGGAGGGGGGCGTTTTCACCTGGGTTTCTAAAACGCTCGGTGAAAAATGGGGATTTGCGGCTATTTCGTTCGGTTATTTGCAAATCGCGATTGGGTTTATCCCCATGCTCTATTTTGTGCTGGGTGCGCTCTCTTACATCCTCAAATGGCCGGAGCTAAACAACGATCCGATAGTAAAAACGGTAGCGGCGCTGGTGATCCTCTGGGGTCTGGCTTTAACGCAGTTCGGCGGCACCAGGAATACGGCACGTATTGCAAAAATCGGTTTTTTTGCAGGTATCCTGCTGCCTGCATTAATTTTGGTTGTTTTGGCGCTTAGCTATTTGCATTCCGGTGCGCCGGTCGCTATCAAAATGAGCATGTCGACTTTCTTCCCGGACTTTACCCAGATGGGTACCTTAGTGGTATTCGTGGCGTTTATCCTGAGTTACATGGGTGTTGAAGCTTCTGCAACCCATGTCAACGAAATGAAGAATCCGGGTCGGGACTATCCGCTCGCGATGCTGTTGTTAATGGTTGCGGCCATCTTCCTGAGTTCTATCGGCGGGTTGTCTATCGCTGCAGTGATCCCTCACAGTGATATTAATCTTTCGGCAGGTGTAATGCAGACTTTCACCGTGCTAATTAATCACTTTGGCAGCGGTTTTGAGTGGGCTATCCGTGTTATTGCCGCGTTGTTGATGTTGGGAGTATTGGCTGAAATTGCTGCCTGGATTGTCGGGCCATCTCGTGGAATGCTGGTGACGGCGCAAAAAGGCATATTGCCCGCGAGTTTCGCCAAAATTAATAAGAACGGTGTACCCGTCGTTCTGGTGATTTCCCAGTTAATCATCACTTCTGTGGCTCTGATTGTTCTGACCAATACAGGCGGCGGCAATAATATGTCATTCCTGATTGCGCTGGCATTAACCGTTGTTATTTATCTGTGTAGCTATTTCCTGCTCTTCCTCGGATATATCAATCTGGTGCGCAAGCAGTCGAAAAACAAGCGAACCTTTAATATTCCTGGTGGAAAAACGGTAAAACTTAGCGTTGCGATGGTCGGTTTACTGATTTCAATGATTGCCTTTGTGGTCTCGTTCTGTCCGCCTTCTGGTCTGCCGGGCGGGGAGGCGAACCACCTGTACGCGGGTCTGCTGATCGTCAGCTTCCTGGTAGTGGTGTCGATTCCGTTCATTATCTATGCATTGCATGATAAGCGTGGTAAGGCATGTAATTTAACACTTGAACCTATCACTACAGATTCAGCGCCTGAAGGACATTTCTTCATTCATCCGCGCGCGCGTTCGAAACATCATATCTTTGTAGGTGATAAAAAAATGCATTGA
- a CDS encoding glycosyltransferase, producing MTLISEIQTERIDVSIIIPVYNAAETIGHLISKILRETRVVIELIIVNDGSTDATGNLIRDVCDNRFILIEQENQGVYAARNAALDIHRGEWVIFLDADDDVKDGFIYERWQDAINTQADVMIFNAWRTGSSSSKTAVHVKQPYGKNLSGHDWIRHCVTHREWPHYLWLQIIRSSYIRQHSLSFQSGKSHKDILWTIHLAAANGRFCLSDSKDYTYKVNADSITHRSDYFDVRAQSYIEVIAEIIRLARLEQNIIIRVFLYRHALVEARHFLGLFRNNVGDKIGVKSCFRESISAGDLFRGINSLSDVFFFIKLSGKLL from the coding sequence ATGACGCTCATTTCAGAAATTCAAACTGAACGGATTGATGTCAGCATCATCATTCCTGTCTATAACGCCGCAGAGACCATCGGTCACCTCATCAGCAAGATCCTTAGGGAAACCCGTGTCGTTATTGAACTCATTATCGTTAATGACGGTTCCACTGATGCTACCGGCAATCTTATCCGGGATGTCTGCGACAACCGGTTCATCCTCATTGAGCAGGAAAATCAGGGCGTCTATGCAGCACGCAATGCCGCTCTGGATATCCATCGCGGCGAATGGGTGATATTTCTTGATGCAGACGACGACGTTAAAGACGGATTCATTTATGAACGCTGGCAGGACGCGATAAACACTCAGGCCGATGTGATGATCTTCAATGCCTGGCGCACGGGGTCCTCTTCATCCAAAACGGCTGTGCATGTCAAACAGCCCTACGGAAAAAACCTATCCGGCCATGACTGGATACGCCACTGCGTGACGCATCGCGAATGGCCACACTATCTGTGGCTGCAGATCATCAGGTCATCTTATATCCGCCAGCATTCCCTCTCCTTTCAGTCCGGCAAAAGCCACAAAGATATTCTCTGGACCATTCACCTTGCAGCGGCCAATGGTCGATTCTGTTTATCCGACAGCAAAGATTACACTTATAAGGTAAATGCCGATTCCATCACGCATCGCAGCGATTATTTTGACGTCAGGGCACAAAGCTATATAGAGGTGATTGCGGAAATCATCCGGCTGGCCAGGCTGGAGCAGAACATAATAATCAGGGTGTTTTTGTACCGGCATGCGCTGGTGGAGGCGCGGCATTTTTTGGGGTTGTTTAGAAATAATGTGGGGGACAAGATCGGGGTGAAGTCATGCTTCAGGGAAAGCATTTCAGCCGGTGATTTATTTAGAGGTATTAACAGCCTGAGTGATGTATTTTTCTTTATTAAGCTGTCAGGCAAACTTTTATAA
- a CDS encoding porin: MSNLKASILIGGVVLSALSTSARAEITVLDKNPQSNALLAPLSLQVGGSIRPEWIFNNGPEPGYYKNGHDGGTRFRFRGDYKLTQDTSVIAYYELGVDMANLLGMNGHYPEGGQRDTQRQLYAGFKDDRYGTLTYGHQYGIYYSVVGIKSDVWDNDGHAGGTGIGINGSYDGANKPKNSIKYTNDFGPVTLYANYLLPEDEIQAGEDQHYRRNNGGGLGFDYKLTKDLVWSAAYSLTDATVKDNQYNEKDYHQQLSGTALTWQPNNWYIVGTGSYYKDFVPSTRENPVEHYFAGSGYGVEGFVGYTFNFDKPFLKSIQPYVAADSLQLKGGEEYHANHVYLGAGTTIGYGLSVYVERTLAHTTDDEADATWVTVFYDF; this comes from the coding sequence ATGAGCAATTTAAAAGCGTCAATCTTAATTGGCGGCGTCGTGCTGTCGGCATTATCTACCAGCGCCCGGGCCGAGATTACTGTTTTAGATAAAAATCCTCAGAGTAATGCTTTGCTGGCGCCATTAAGCTTGCAGGTCGGTGGCAGCATCCGTCCTGAGTGGATTTTCAATAACGGTCCGGAGCCTGGCTATTATAAAAATGGTCACGATGGCGGCACCCGTTTCCGCTTCCGTGGTGATTATAAACTGACGCAAGACACCTCAGTCATCGCATACTACGAGCTGGGTGTGGACATGGCTAACCTGCTGGGCATGAATGGTCACTATCCGGAAGGTGGTCAGCGTGATACTCAGCGTCAGTTATATGCAGGCTTTAAAGATGATCGCTACGGAACATTAACCTACGGCCACCAGTACGGTATTTATTATTCTGTCGTCGGGATTAAAAGTGACGTATGGGATAACGATGGTCATGCGGGCGGTACCGGTATTGGCATTAACGGCAGCTACGATGGTGCAAATAAGCCTAAAAACAGCATTAAATATACCAACGACTTTGGTCCTGTGACGTTATATGCCAACTACTTATTACCTGAAGATGAAATTCAGGCGGGCGAGGATCAGCACTATCGCCGTAATAATGGTGGTGGTTTAGGCTTCGATTATAAACTCACCAAAGATTTGGTCTGGAGTGCGGCGTATAGCCTGACTGACGCCACGGTGAAAGATAACCAATATAACGAAAAAGATTATCACCAGCAGTTGTCTGGTACCGCATTGACCTGGCAGCCAAACAACTGGTACATCGTCGGCACCGGCAGCTATTACAAAGATTTCGTGCCGAGCACCCGTGAAAATCCTGTTGAACATTATTTTGCTGGCAGCGGTTACGGCGTGGAAGGGTTCGTTGGTTATACCTTTAATTTCGACAAACCGTTCCTGAAATCTATCCAGCCATACGTTGCAGCCGATTCCCTGCAACTGAAAGGCGGCGAAGAATATCACGCGAACCACGTCTATCTGGGCGCGGGTACCACCATCGGTTACGGTTTGTCTGTTTACGTGGAGCGCACATTAGCGCACACCACCGACGACGAAGCAGACGCCACCTGGGTTACCGTCTTCTACGATTTCTAA
- a CDS encoding HNH endonuclease — protein sequence MMDEEMCVVLAESDDSKWDDKTGERYHFPKQYQKSLTPGMRFVYYKGRLKPGNKEYSSKRLSDAPHYFGIGRISEIRPDEAGHLYAVLTEFQPFEQAVLAKNDGVYYEEIPEQQKSNYWRFSVRPISGEVFADIAVASALTESRFIMDDIESEEILQEDATDEESLVSYEEGKKTSKFVTKYERNPKLKKLAKSIHGTTCFACGFNFGDFYGEYAKDFIHIHHVVPVSEFGMSKIVNPKTDLVPVCANCHGIIHRKKDRTLSIDELKDMIAASKKTP from the coding sequence ATGATGGACGAAGAGATGTGTGTCGTTCTTGCGGAGAGTGATGACTCCAAATGGGATGACAAAACTGGCGAGCGATATCATTTTCCTAAGCAGTATCAAAAGTCACTCACCCCTGGAATGCGTTTTGTGTATTACAAAGGGAGGCTAAAGCCAGGGAACAAAGAGTATTCGTCAAAGCGCTTGTCAGATGCACCGCACTATTTTGGGATCGGGCGAATAAGCGAGATCAGACCGGATGAAGCCGGTCATCTATATGCAGTACTGACAGAGTTTCAACCGTTTGAACAGGCTGTTCTGGCTAAAAATGACGGTGTTTATTATGAAGAAATTCCCGAGCAGCAAAAATCTAATTACTGGCGTTTTAGCGTTCGCCCCATTTCAGGGGAAGTCTTTGCTGATATTGCTGTTGCGTCTGCGCTAACTGAATCACGCTTTATTATGGACGACATCGAGAGTGAAGAAATCCTTCAAGAAGATGCAACCGATGAGGAATCTCTGGTTTCATATGAGGAAGGGAAGAAAACTTCGAAGTTCGTTACAAAGTATGAAAGAAACCCAAAGTTGAAGAAGCTGGCAAAAAGTATACATGGCACTACCTGCTTCGCTTGTGGCTTCAACTTCGGTGATTTTTACGGGGAATATGCAAAGGACTTTATTCATATTCATCACGTTGTACCTGTTTCAGAATTTGGGATGTCTAAGATTGTAAACCCCAAAACAGATCTCGTTCCCGTCTGCGCTAACTGCCATGGGATCATACATCGCAAAAAAGATCGTACGCTCTCGATTGATGAGCTGAAAGATATGATTGCCGCGAGTAAGAAAACGCCCTAA
- the alsS gene encoding acetolactate synthase AlsS — protein sequence MKNSDSKTDWKCGADLVVAQLEAQGVKHVFGIPGAKIDRVFDSLVDSPIKTIPVRHEANAAFMAGAVGRLTGKAGVALVTSGPGCSNLITGVATATSEGDPLVALGGAVKRADHVKQVHQTMDTVAMFRPVTKYSAEVTSPSALAEVLANGFRAAEFGRPGAAFISLPMDIVNEPTSGKLLTSQPPVLGSAPHDAILQVAQLLKQAKNPVLLLGLMASQPRNAEAIRRLLHKSDLPVTSTYQAAGVIDQASFHRFAGRVGLFNNQAGDRLLRNADLVITIGYSPVEYEPAQWSNGTAELVHIDVMPAETDSDYLPDVELVGDIADTLDLLTEQIPQRIDLSASAVEILEDRRQQRELLAQKGRSLNQFAIHPLRLVRAMQDIVNSDVTLCVDMGSFHIWIARYLYSFRARQVLISNGQQTMGVALPWAIGAALVDPGRKVVSVSGDGGFMQSSMELETAVRLGVNLLHIIWVDEAYNMVAIQEEKKYQRTSGIQFGPIDFKAYADAFGAKGFAVTSAETLESTLRAAMDVQGPAVVAVPVDYSDNALLMGQLEMGRIF from the coding sequence ATGAAAAACTCAGACAGTAAAACCGACTGGAAATGTGGTGCGGATCTGGTCGTCGCGCAGCTTGAAGCACAGGGTGTCAAACACGTCTTCGGCATTCCCGGCGCAAAAATCGACCGCGTATTTGATTCGCTGGTCGATTCCCCCATCAAAACTATTCCGGTACGCCACGAAGCCAACGCCGCCTTTATGGCCGGTGCCGTTGGCCGCCTGACAGGTAAAGCAGGCGTCGCGCTGGTCACCTCCGGCCCCGGCTGCTCGAACCTGATCACCGGCGTCGCCACCGCGACATCCGAAGGCGATCCGCTGGTCGCACTCGGCGGTGCCGTTAAACGCGCCGACCACGTCAAACAGGTGCACCAGACCATGGACACCGTGGCGATGTTCCGCCCGGTCACCAAGTATTCCGCCGAAGTCACCTCGCCTTCTGCGCTGGCCGAAGTGCTGGCGAACGGTTTTCGCGCCGCCGAGTTCGGGCGTCCGGGTGCGGCATTTATCAGCCTGCCGATGGATATCGTCAATGAACCGACCAGCGGTAAATTACTCACCTCGCAACCGCCGGTACTGGGCAGCGCGCCGCACGACGCGATATTGCAGGTCGCACAGTTACTGAAACAGGCCAAAAATCCGGTGCTGCTGCTCGGCCTGATGGCCAGCCAGCCACGTAACGCCGAAGCGATCCGACGTCTGCTGCACAAAAGCGATCTGCCGGTCACCAGCACCTATCAGGCGGCGGGCGTTATCGATCAGGCTTCCTTCCACCGCTTCGCCGGACGCGTCGGTCTGTTCAACAATCAGGCCGGTGACCGCCTGCTTCGCAATGCAGATCTGGTGATCACCATCGGTTACAGCCCGGTCGAGTATGAACCGGCGCAATGGAGTAACGGCACCGCCGAACTGGTACATATCGACGTGATGCCCGCCGAAACCGACAGCGACTATCTGCCGGACGTTGAGCTGGTGGGCGACATCGCCGACACATTGGATCTGCTGACCGAACAGATCCCGCAACGCATCGATCTGAGCGCCTCTGCTGTCGAGATCCTTGAGGATCGCCGCCAGCAACGTGAACTGCTGGCCCAGAAAGGCCGAAGCCTGAACCAGTTTGCGATCCACCCGCTGCGTCTGGTGCGTGCGATGCAGGACATCGTCAACAGCGACGTCACCCTGTGCGTCGATATGGGCAGTTTCCACATCTGGATCGCCCGCTACCTTTACAGCTTCCGCGCCCGTCAGGTGCTGATTTCCAACGGTCAGCAAACCATGGGCGTCGCACTGCCATGGGCAATCGGCGCCGCGCTGGTCGATCCTGGCCGAAAAGTGGTTTCCGTATCCGGCGACGGTGGCTTTATGCAATCAAGCATGGAACTGGAAACCGCCGTCCGTCTGGGCGTCAACCTGCTGCACATCATCTGGGTCGATGAGGCCTACAACATGGTGGCGATTCAGGAAGAGAAAAAATACCAGCGCACCTCCGGCATCCAGTTCGGCCCGATCGATTTCAAAGCTTACGCCGACGCCTTCGGCGCCAAAGGATTCGCCGTCACCTCCGCCGAAACGCTGGAAAGCACCCTCCGCGCCGCCATGGACGTACAAGGCCCCGCCGTCGTCGCCGTCCCGGTGGATTACAGTGATAACGCGCTACTGATGGGACAACTGGAGATGGGAAGGATTTTTTAG
- the budA gene encoding acetolactate decarboxylase has translation MKNHSESCSCVADIARTATAFKHQHPDRVLYQSSLMSALLSGVYEGDTTMADLLEHGDFGLGTFNHLDGELIAFNSNIFQLRGDGSARRALPEQKTPFAVMTFFNPTDEYVIDHPHTREQIHKVIDDVVASQNTFCALRIDGEFSRVETRTVPEQHRPYKPMLEAIEAQPTFHIEHSQGVLIGFLTPAYMQGINVAGYHEHFINQERSSGGHVLDYQVERGVLTFGTVEKLLIDFPQDSDFLHANLCPDDLNDAIQSVES, from the coding sequence ATGAAAAACCATTCCGAATCCTGCTCCTGCGTGGCGGACATTGCCCGCACCGCAACAGCGTTTAAACATCAGCATCCTGACCGCGTTTTGTATCAGTCGTCGCTGATGAGCGCCCTGCTGAGCGGTGTGTATGAAGGCGACACCACCATGGCAGACCTGCTGGAACACGGCGATTTTGGTCTCGGTACCTTCAACCATCTCGACGGCGAACTGATCGCGTTCAACAGCAACATCTTCCAGTTACGCGGCGACGGCAGCGCCCGGCGCGCCCTTCCTGAACAAAAAACACCGTTCGCCGTCATGACATTCTTTAACCCGACTGATGAATACGTGATTGACCACCCGCATACCCGCGAGCAAATCCATAAGGTGATCGACGACGTCGTCGCCAGCCAGAACACCTTCTGCGCCCTGCGCATTGATGGCGAGTTCAGCCGCGTCGAGACCCGTACCGTGCCGGAACAGCACCGCCCGTATAAACCGATGCTGGAAGCCATCGAAGCCCAGCCGACGTTTCATATCGAACACAGCCAGGGCGTGCTGATTGGATTTCTGACACCGGCCTATATGCAGGGCATTAACGTGGCGGGCTATCACGAGCATTTTATCAATCAGGAACGCAGCAGCGGTGGCCATGTGCTGGATTATCAGGTTGAGCGCGGCGTGCTGACCTTCGGCACGGTCGAAAAGCTATTGATCGACTTTCCGCAGGACAGCGATTTCCTGCACGCCAACTTATGCCCTGATGATTTAAATGATGCGATTCAGTCGGTTGAAAGTTAA
- a CDS encoding LysR family transcriptional regulator — protein MELRHLRYFVAVAETGHFTRAAEQLGISQPPLSQQIQRLEHEIGTPLLKRLTRGVELTEAGKVLYDDAQTIIKLTDAALERTRAVARGMNGTLRLGFATSTAFNPQVFALLHRFRDKYPGMVLEPLEKDMAGLMTAMSEGALDAAFIRLPCERSKEFSFKVLDIEEMMVALPKTHPLSQGKEVRLSALRHDTLITFPRDLSPGLYDAVTHACEEAGFSPRYGQQCPQITSALSMVATGFGYALIPASLSKIDEANVRCLPLAGQTLTTQIALAWRRTDNCKAALHLVGLLSVKPQ, from the coding sequence ATGGAACTTCGTCACCTGCGCTATTTTGTCGCGGTAGCAGAGACGGGACACTTCACCCGTGCTGCCGAACAGCTTGGGATCTCCCAGCCTCCGCTGAGCCAGCAAATCCAGCGGCTCGAACATGAAATCGGTACCCCTTTACTCAAACGCCTGACCCGTGGCGTCGAGCTGACCGAAGCCGGAAAAGTGCTGTACGACGACGCACAAACCATCATCAAACTGACCGATGCCGCCCTTGAGCGCACCCGCGCCGTTGCGCGTGGTATGAACGGTACGCTGCGACTCGGCTTTGCCACGTCGACAGCGTTTAACCCGCAGGTTTTTGCGTTGCTGCATCGCTTTCGGGATAAATATCCGGGCATGGTTCTCGAACCGCTGGAAAAGGATATGGCGGGGCTGATGACGGCTATGAGCGAGGGCGCGCTGGATGCGGCGTTTATCCGTCTGCCATGCGAGCGCAGCAAAGAGTTCAGTTTTAAGGTGCTGGATATCGAGGAAATGATGGTGGCGCTGCCCAAAACCCATCCGCTCAGTCAGGGAAAGGAAGTCCGGCTGTCGGCGCTGCGCCACGATACGCTGATCACCTTCCCGCGAGATTTATCGCCGGGGCTTTATGATGCCGTCACGCATGCGTGTGAAGAGGCTGGATTTTCGCCGCGCTACGGGCAGCAGTGTCCGCAGATTACCTCGGCGCTGAGTATGGTGGCGACAGGATTTGGTTACGCGCTGATACCGGCGTCGCTGAGTAAGATTGATGAAGCCAATGTGAGGTGTCTGCCCCTGGCAGGGCAGACATTAACAACGCAGATCGCGCTCGCCTGGCGCAGAACGGATAACTGCAAGGCGGCGCTGCATCTGGTGGGATTGTTGTCGGTTAAACCACAATAA
- a CDS encoding OmpA family protein: MKTCNTFKSWYQFAAMGLCIVLLAACQSKPAGLTPEQIAVLQKNGFSQTDAGWELGLDAKVLFGNNQDKLSAESKQSVEKLAGELLHVGLNKVNLDGHTDNYGDPAYNNDLSLRRADTVAAAFADAGMPRANIHTRGLGQSKPVASNKTQAGRAQNRRVSVIIVV; the protein is encoded by the coding sequence ATGAAGACCTGCAATACGTTCAAATCCTGGTATCAGTTCGCCGCAATGGGGCTGTGCATTGTGCTGCTGGCCGCCTGTCAGAGTAAACCTGCGGGATTAACACCGGAACAAATCGCCGTGCTGCAAAAGAACGGTTTCTCGCAAACCGATGCGGGCTGGGAACTGGGACTGGATGCCAAAGTTCTGTTTGGCAATAATCAGGATAAGCTTTCCGCCGAAAGTAAGCAGTCAGTAGAAAAACTGGCGGGCGAACTTCTGCACGTCGGCCTGAACAAGGTCAATCTCGACGGCCATACCGATAACTACGGTGATCCGGCGTACAACAACGATCTGTCGCTGCGCCGCGCTGACACCGTCGCCGCCGCCTTTGCCGATGCCGGAATGCCGCGCGCCAATATCCATACCCGTGGACTGGGCCAGAGCAAACCTGTCGCCAGCAATAAAACCCAGGCCGGACGCGCTCAGAACCGCCGCGTGTCTGTGATTATTGTGGTTTAA
- a CDS encoding diguanylate cyclase domain-containing protein: protein MKNKIPVPEVEQSGQRPTLSAALNRIHVIVILTAIGLAGFLLTLLALIALRSHAESNLQLTARAIGYTTEAALVFNDPSAAHDSLEFIARRGDFTQAKILTPAGATFTEWQRPINSNWDKLGQFVGHVAFPDPVTVPVVHSGSVIGTIWLEGNGSSLIGFLAETILSLLGCLVLTALVALYFSRRMQKGIVDALGHITHVTHEVSANRSFSLRVPSAPIVELHTLSQDFNSLLTELEAWENHMRNENVSLTKKALHDGLTGLHNRAFFIDTLNQCFNPVRAPLSLALLFIDVDNFKEINDSLGHAAGDRVLMVIGERLAKTLRKGDVLARLGGDEFAILLEPMISTAEAVAFAERIVEIMKTPVILLNNKTLDVSLSIGIALSPSQANSAKEILEKADEAMYRSKRISGSCWHVSSGMPLPVAMKH, encoded by the coding sequence ATGAAAAACAAAATTCCTGTTCCTGAGGTTGAACAGTCAGGCCAGCGTCCGACGCTGAGCGCTGCACTGAACCGAATTCATGTGATTGTGATTTTAACGGCGATCGGTCTCGCCGGTTTCCTGCTGACGTTGCTGGCGTTAATCGCCCTGCGCTCTCACGCGGAAAGCAATCTGCAACTGACTGCGCGCGCCATCGGTTACACCACGGAAGCGGCACTGGTCTTTAATGACCCTTCGGCGGCGCATGACTCGCTGGAATTTATCGCCAGACGTGGCGATTTCACGCAGGCTAAAATTCTGACGCCGGCGGGCGCGACATTCACCGAGTGGCAACGCCCGATCAACAGCAACTGGGACAAACTGGGTCAGTTCGTCGGCCATGTGGCGTTTCCGGACCCTGTGACCGTACCGGTGGTGCATTCCGGCTCGGTCATCGGCACCATCTGGCTTGAGGGTAACGGCAGCAGTCTGATTGGCTTCCTGGCGGAAACTATCCTGAGCCTGCTCGGTTGTCTGGTGCTGACCGCGCTGGTCGCGCTGTATTTTTCCCGCCGGATGCAAAAAGGCATTGTCGATGCCCTCGGCCACATTACGCATGTCACCCATGAAGTCAGTGCTAACCGGTCGTTTAGTCTGCGCGTTCCTTCCGCGCCAATAGTCGAGCTGCATACACTGAGCCAGGACTTCAACAGCCTGCTGACCGAGCTGGAAGCCTGGGAAAATCATATGAGGAACGAGAACGTTTCGCTGACAAAAAAAGCGTTGCACGACGGCCTGACCGGTCTGCATAATCGCGCGTTTTTCATTGATACCCTTAATCAGTGTTTCAATCCGGTGCGCGCACCGCTATCGCTGGCGTTGCTGTTCATCGATGTTGATAATTTTAAGGAAATCAATGACTCACTCGGGCACGCCGCCGGCGACCGGGTGCTGATGGTGATTGGCGAAAGACTGGCAAAAACTCTGCGTAAGGGGGATGTGCTGGCCCGTCTGGGCGGCGATGAATTTGCCATTCTGCTTGAACCGATGATCTCTACCGCGGAAGCGGTGGCGTTCGCCGAGCGGATTGTCGAGATCATGAAAACGCCGGTCATTTTGCTCAACAACAAAACGCTGGATGTGTCACTCAGCATCGGCATTGCGCTTTCGCCTTCACAGGCAAACAGTGCGAAAGAAATTCTCGAAAAGGCCGATGAGGCCATGTATCGCTCTAAAAGAATATCCGGCAGCTGCTGGCATGTGTCTTCAGGCATGCCGCTTCCTGTCGCGATGAAACACTAA
- a CDS encoding YfiR family protein — MGKARSPFCPPAGISLRRFIKAAYGIVLLLMLMVAPLTSGVAQDSDPQADAAVAQTVNGILSYSRWPGATPTSVLTLCIIPPVKYAAQLTPDGSAFTGRPLKVMTLPFDSPLLTSECDAIYSGNMTTEQQADLHQRLEGHAILTIGEQDDACALLNAFCLVMTPLHTGFKLNLDTLSRSGVRVNPAVLQLAREKE, encoded by the coding sequence ATGGGAAAAGCCCGATCACCTTTTTGCCCGCCAGCAGGGATATCACTACGCCGTTTTATTAAGGCTGCGTATGGCATTGTCCTGCTGCTGATGCTGATGGTCGCTCCGCTGACATCGGGTGTTGCACAAGACAGCGATCCGCAGGCGGATGCGGCTGTCGCGCAGACCGTCAATGGCATCCTGAGCTATTCGCGCTGGCCAGGCGCAACGCCCACTTCCGTCTTAACGCTTTGCATCATCCCTCCCGTGAAATACGCCGCGCAACTCACCCCTGATGGCAGCGCATTCACCGGCCGGCCACTCAAAGTCATGACGCTTCCGTTCGACAGCCCGCTGCTCACATCTGAGTGCGACGCTATTTATTCCGGCAACATGACAACGGAACAGCAGGCAGATTTACATCAGCGCCTGGAAGGCCATGCAATTCTCACTATCGGTGAACAGGATGATGCCTGTGCATTACTGAATGCATTTTGTCTGGTGATGACGCCACTTCATACCGGATTCAAATTGAATCTGGACACGCTGTCCCGCAGCGGCGTGCGGGTAAATCCCGCCGTATTACAACTTGCCAGGGAAAAGGAGTGA